CTCGCCGTAGGCCATGCCGCTGGACATGCCGCAGAGCTTCACGTTGTTGCGGGCGTAGCCGAGGTCTACCTTGACCTGCTCCATCGCGCGTGCGGTCAGGAAGCATGAGGCTCCGCAGACGAAGGGAATCATGCCTCCGTTGGCGAGACCCGCGCCGACGCCCACCATGTTCTGCTCGGCGATGCCGACGTTGACGAAGCGCTCGGGGAACTTGCTGCGGAAGCCCTTGAGCTTGGTGGAGCTTACCGAGTCGTTGACGACGGCGGCGATGCGCGGATCGGCTGCGGCCATCGCTTCCATGGTTGCTGCGAAGCTGTCGCGGCAGTCGAAGAGGCCAGCCTGTACGGTTGCTTCGGCGCTCATCGGGCCACCCCCAGCAGCTCAGTGCAAGCCTGTTCCAACTGGGCTGCGGTGGGGACGCCGTGATGCCACTCGGGCTTGTTCTCCATGAAAGAAACTCCGCGTCCCTTGATGGTGTTGGCGATGACGCAGGTGGGCTTGCCGGGCTGGAGCGGGGCAGAGCCCAGCACGCTTTGCAGCTCCGCGATGTCGTGTCCGTTGACCTCGGCGACGGCCCAGCCAAAGGCCTCCCACTTCTCGCGCAGAGGGTCCATGCGGATCGTCTTTTCGGTGAAGTCGCCCTGCTGGATGCGGTTGCGGTCGACGATGAGGACGAGGTTGTCGAGGTTATAGTTGGCGGCCGTCATGGCTGCCTCCCAGTTGCTGCCCTCCTGCAACTCGCCGTCGCCGGTGAGGACGAAGGTTCGCCATGCGGCACCTTTCATACGGGCCGCGAGCGCGTTGCCTACGGCGATGGGCATGCCGTGGCCGAGCGGGCCGGTGTTGGCTTCGACACCGGGAACCTTATTGCGGTCGGGGTGCCCGTTCAGCTTCGAGAGCGGGTCCATGTAGGTGTCGAGCAGGGAACTGGGGATGAAGCCGGCCTTGGCCAAGGTGGCGTAGAACGCGCCCGAGCAGTGGCCCTTGCTCATGATGAAACGGTCCCGGTCCGGCCAGCCGGGGTTCGCGGGGTCGAGCCGCATGACGCTGAGGTAGAGCGTCACCAGCACATCGGTCGAAGAGAGGTCTCCGCCGGGGTGACCGACCTTGGCGTGATGCACCATTTCGAGCGACCGCATCCGAACTTCGGCGGCGGCCTGTTGCAGGTATTCCTTCTGCTCCGAACTCTTCGCGCTCACAATCTCTCTCGCTGTTCCTACTGCTGGGATTTCCTGCGGCCCATGCTCAATGGCGGTTGTGTCCTTGTCAATCGCGAAGTAGATCCTGGCTGTGTATTCCGACTTAGAACAGTTGTTCTGCCTGGAAGGAGTCCGAATCTTCTGGATAAGGAGAGGGTAGGATGCATGTGTCTTGCGAATATTAATGGTCGGATATGAAAGAAATGTTTTTACCTAATCTCTTCTCGTGGGCAGCGTGAACGCCTCGGGGTTATGTCTTTTTGACCGCATTGCGGAACCGGAAAAATAGCTATTGGAGATCTGCCCGGGCAGGGCGAGTTGTCGCTTGTAAAGCCCAGGCACTAGAGTTCAGAGAGATCAAAGAGGTGCGGCACGCGAGATATGAGACAGGAAATAGTGGTGATTGGCAGCTTGAACCTCGATCTGGTGGCTACTGTGCCGCGCTTTCCGCAGCCTGGTGAGACTCTGACCGGCTCCGCTTTCTCGCGTCACACGGGAGGGAAGGGCGCTAATCAAGCTGTGGCTGCGGCGCTTGCGGGAGCGCGGGTCGGGATGATCGCGCGGCATGGCACCGATGGCTTCGAGCACACGCTGCTGGCGACGCTCTCGGACGCCGGTGTGGACACGACCGGAATCCGGGCTGTCGCTGGACCATCCGGTATCGCGCTCATTACGGTCACGGAGGCGGGGGAGAACAGCATCGTCCTGATGCCGGGCTCGAACGGCGAGCTGCGGCCGGAGGATCTGCACGATCAACGGGACCGCATTGCGGCATCAGCCATGGTGCTGACCCAGTTGGAGACTCCGGTGGAGGTCTTGCGTGCGCTGTTGGAGCACGCGGCGAGAGCCGGGGTTCCGGTGATGCTCGATCCGGCTCCAATGCGGCCGCTGGCATTGGAGGATCTGCGCGGGGTGACATGGCTGACGCCCAACGAGACGGAGGCTGCTTTGCTGGCGGGCGCTCCGGTTCCCGCCGAGGCTTCCGGGTTGCGAGGGTTTGCCGAAAGGCTGCTCGCGATGGGGCCGCGAAATGTGTTGCTGAAGCTTGGTGCAAAGGGCGCGTTTCTGGCGACCAGCGACGGACTGCGAGAACTGATTCCCGGCTATGTGGTCGATGCGGTTGACTCCACCGCCGCGGGCGACGCGCTCAATGGAGCTATGGCGGCGGCTTTGGCGCGTGGTGCGGGACCTGTGGAGGCTGCTCGCTTCGGCGTGGCCGCTGCTGCGCTCTCAGTCACGCGCCACGGTGCGATTGCGTCGCTCCCTTGCCTGTCGGAGATCGAAGGTTTTCTGGTCTCTGTCTCCAGGTAGCTGAAAGAATGGCAGCGCTCGGTGTTTTTGTACTCTGCTCCGGCTGTGAAGCGGACTAAGTCTTCGCGGGATGGCAAAACCCTGTTGGTGTGAATTGCGAAACCATGTGATGTATTGGGGTGAGCGCTGTTCTTGCGAAGACATCCTATGAAGTCACGGCAGAGGCTATCGAACCCGTTCAGGTCAAAATATTTCAGCGCGACGACTTTCTCCATCGTTGACGAGGGCGAATAACAAGCAGGAAGTGGGGCGGTAAGCGGTCCTCCCTGTTGTGGTCAATTGCAAATTGCCTCGAGAGTGTCTGTCGCTCCACCAAGTTCAAGGTGAATGGCCAACGCACCCAGGGCAATTCCTTTACGGTGGATGGCGTTGCGGCCAATACGTGTGCATCGCCGGGAGGCATCGGATTTGGCGATGGCTTCAGTGGGACTATACCGATTTTGTAATCCACACAAAAAGAGGAAGGCCCCGGATCGCTCCGAGGCCTTCGCTTTGTTGGGTTGTGCTGCTGGTTAGAAGACCACGTGCAGGTCCATGGTGATGATGCGACTGCTGCCGATTGCGCCGGTTACGGAACCGAAGTTCGCACCGTTGTTCGCGCAGGTTGTTGAGGTGACTGAGGTCGCTGCGGTACAGCCATTCACGCCAAGCGGCAGCGTTGTAGGAATGATGGTCGACTTGCCCGAAGTTCCATTGGTGTAGGGACGTTGGTAGAGGTTCGAGCCAGCCGATCCTCCGCCAGCCGGTGCACCGGCTCCCTGAACTGCGGATGCCTGGTCGGCCCGGTTGGTGTAGATCATGCCGAACTTCTCATAGTTCGATTCGCAATCGTCGGTTGTGGCAAAGGACGTCGCACAGGACCCGTGCTGTGCGATCTGGGGCCCGTTCTGAGGAATATCCATGCTGGTAGTGTTGGTCAGGTTGAAGGCGTTGAAGCCGTAGCGCAGGGTGAACCGGTCCGTTACCCGGAAGTCCTTGCGCAGGGAGATATCCAGACGTTTCTGTGCCGCTTGGCGGAAGATATTGCGCTGGTTGACCGGAGAGAAGTCCGTTTCGTACACGTCGACAGGATCGTTGGGATTACCCTGTGCTGCGGTGGGGACGCCCTTCTGGCCAGGCTGCAGGTACTGAAGCGCAATCTGGTTCGGATCAATCGCGGGCATGTAGCTACCACCTACGCCGCGGAGCCGACCTGAATTTCCGGTGAGTGCCGAGTTTGGCTGTTTGGGGTTGGCGATGGGAAGCACGGGGTTGATCAAGCTGGGAAAGTAACCAAGCTGAGCACTCGCGACGGCTCCGTTGAACTCATAGAGCGAGTAGGGCTGGCCGCTTTGCAGGATGCCGATGCCTGTCAGGCCCCAGTCGTTGGTCAGGTACGAGATCAGCGAATGCTTTGGGGCTGCGTTGGGGATCAGCACTTGGAAGTTGGCTGCGAAGATATGCGTCCGGTCAAAGTCGGCCGAGGCATACGAGTTCTTCAGGTGTGCAGGATCGTTGCCGGTAAAGAACAGGCCGATGTCGCTCTGCTCGTCGAGCGCGTGGCCCCACGTGTAGCTCGC
This is a stretch of genomic DNA from Granulicella sp. WH15. It encodes these proteins:
- a CDS encoding transketolase, whose product is MSAKSSEQKEYLQQAAAEVRMRSLEMVHHAKVGHPGGDLSSTDVLVTLYLSVMRLDPANPGWPDRDRFIMSKGHCSGAFYATLAKAGFIPSSLLDTYMDPLSKLNGHPDRNKVPGVEANTGPLGHGMPIAVGNALAARMKGAAWRTFVLTGDGELQEGSNWEAAMTAANYNLDNLVLIVDRNRIQQGDFTEKTIRMDPLREKWEAFGWAVAEVNGHDIAELQSVLGSAPLQPGKPTCVIANTIKGRGVSFMENKPEWHHGVPTAAQLEQACTELLGVAR
- a CDS encoding ribokinase, which gives rise to MRQEIVVIGSLNLDLVATVPRFPQPGETLTGSAFSRHTGGKGANQAVAAALAGARVGMIARHGTDGFEHTLLATLSDAGVDTTGIRAVAGPSGIALITVTEAGENSIVLMPGSNGELRPEDLHDQRDRIAASAMVLTQLETPVEVLRALLEHAARAGVPVMLDPAPMRPLALEDLRGVTWLTPNETEAALLAGAPVPAEASGLRGFAERLLAMGPRNVLLKLGAKGAFLATSDGLRELIPGYVVDAVDSTAAGDALNGAMAAALARGAGPVEAARFGVAAAALSVTRHGAIASLPCLSEIEGFLVSVSR